In the Podospora pseudocomata strain CBS 415.72m chromosome 5, whole genome shotgun sequence genome, one interval contains:
- a CDS encoding hypothetical protein (EggNog:ENOG503NUYM; COG:S) has protein sequence MTTNTSLVLSQRPSGPIEKGKTFSLKSSPAPTEADLKDGQVLLETLYISFDPAMRGWLDDRRSYIPPVQLNEVMRALTVSRVLASKSPKFSPGTIVTSASGIQEYAIMPDSQVEKAYDLPQGGKLTDLLGVLGSTGLTAYFGMTKIGLPKPGDTVVVSAAAGATGSVAAQIAKIAGARVIGIAGGEQKCRWLKEELGLDEAIDYKSPDYKQKFKEATPKFVDVYFDNVGGEILDMVMARAAQFSRFVMCGGISQYNSAEKKGPGASFFNVITQRIRMQGFIVFDYITEYDAARKQLAQWLAEGKLRRKETVVKGGVRSAEEAFDWLFTGKNTGKLMVEVKGEEGGARL, from the exons atgacaaccaacacctccctcgtcctctcccaACGCCCCTCCGGCCCAATCGAGAAAGGCAaaaccttctccctcaaatcctcccccgctcccACCGAGGCCGACCTCAAAGATGGCCAAGTCCTCCTCGAGACTCTCTACA tCTCCTTCGACCCAGCCATGCGCGGCTGGCTAGACGACCGCCGCTCTTACATCCCCCCCGTCCAACTAAACGAAGTCATGCGCGCCCTCACCGTCTCCCGCGTCCTCgcctccaaatcccccaaGTTCTCCCCGGGAACAATCGTCACCTCCGCCTCGGGAATCCAAGAATACGCCATCATGCCCGACTCCCAAGTCGAAAAAGCGTACGACCTCCCCCAGGGCGGCAAActcaccgacctcctcgGCGTGCTCGGGTCCACCGGTTTAACAGCCTACTTCGGCATGACGAAAATCGGCCTCCCGAAGCCAGGCGACACGGTCGTCgtctccgccgccgctggCGCGACCGGTTCAGTAGCCGCGCAAATTGCAAAGATCGCCGGCGCGAGGGTGATTGGTATTGCCGGGGGGGAGCAAAAGTGCCGTTGGCTCAAGGAAGAGctggggttggatgaggcGATTGACTACAAGTCCCCGGATTATAAGCAGAAATTCAAGGAGGCGACACCGAAATTTGTGGATGTGTACTTTGATAATGTCGGGGGGGAGATCCTTGACATGGTCATGGCGAGGGCTGCGCAGTTTAGCAGGTTTGTCATGTGCGGCGGGATTTCGCAGTACAACtcggccgagaagaaggggccGGGGGCGAGCTTCTTCAATGTGATTACCCAGAGGATCAGGATGCAGGGGTTTATTGTTTTTGATTACATCACCGAGTATGATGCTGCGAGGAAGCAGCTGGCGCAGTGGTTGGCTGAGGGGAAGCTcaggaggaaggagacggTTGTCAAGGGTGGTGTGAGGAGTGCCGAGGAGGCCTTTGACTGGTTGTTTACGGGCAAGAATACCGGCAagttgatggtggaggtcaagggggaggagggcggtgctAGGCTTTGA
- the DAL1 gene encoding Allantoinase (COG:F; MEROPS:MER0005767; EggNog:ENOG503NWXN) — translation MATTLQQNEQPLVVLASTNTIITLPDDTLLLTPATVTVSPVTGKILSVVREVLPGSSFPPNTRYNDLSPKFLLPGLVDAHVHLNEPGRTEWEGFNTGTKAAASGGVTTVIDMPLNAIPPTTTLAGFQEKLRASQGQCWVDVGFYGGVIPGNAGELLPLVEAGVRGFKGFLIDSGVDEFPAVSSKDIALAMTTLKDSPTTLMFHAEMLPPITESVGDYVQISDPPLAPKGDLFSYSTFLESRPPAFETYAIEEIVSLAELAPKLHLHIVHLSAVEAIPILRNARKEGVNITAETCFHYLGLAADDIEDGDTRHKCCPPIRSQTNQDRLWEEIVEAQGEGCIKTIVSDHSPCTPELKLLPPHLQTVDDDSLRPNMHHSDSGVDMTLPSDQTHDKSCSHASSRPELKPTDSGVVMTLASETPSPTEEQPTNPLSTTTATTCCADTTHHPNPAPQQRLLPITNTNQGDFFAAWGGISSVGLGLPILHTIATDRAAHGLPAPDLVDMVRMCSQATAQQVGLYHRKGAIKVGHDADFCVFDSEERWVLRSGEMRWKNKVSPWEGRQFVGRVRESWIRGEKVFQLGAVGGGFVGGKPRGEAIVERRTA, via the exons ATGGCTACCACGCTCCAACAGAACGAGCAGCCCCTTGTGGTGCTGGCCTCGacaaacaccatcatcacactcCCAGATGacaccctccttctcacaCCAGCCACCGTCACTGTATCACCGGTGACCGGCAAGATTCTCTCCGTAGTCCGTGAAGTTTTGCCCGGGAGCTCtttcccccccaacaccagatACAATGACCTCAGCCCCAAGTTCCTACTCCCCGGTCTGGTAGACGCCCATGTCCACCTCAACGAGCCGGGCCGTACCGAGTGGGAGGGCTTCAACACGGGCACTAAGGCAGCCGCCTCTGGCGGTGTCACAACCGTTATCGACATGCCGCTCAACGCCAtcccgcccaccaccaccctagCAGGGTTCCAAGAGAAGCTTCGTGCTAGCCAGGGCCAATGCTGGGTTGACGTCGGCTTCTACGGAGGTGTCATCCCCGGCAACGCAGGCGAGCTGCTCCCGCTGGTCGAGGCTGGTGTGCGTGGCTTCAAGGGTTTCCTTATCGACTCTGGT GTGGATGAGTTCCCAGCCGTGTCCTCCAAAGACATCGCCTTGGCCATGACCACACTCAAAgactcccccaccaccttgatGTTCCATGCCGAGATgctcccccccatcaccgaGTCTGTGGGCGATTACGTCCAAATCTCTGACCCACCTCTCGCCCCCAAAGGCGATCTCTTCAGCTACAGCACCTTCTTGGAGTCTCGTCCCCCAGCCTTTGAGACGTATGCCATCGAGGAGATCGTCTCCCTGGCCGAGCTGGCACCCAAGCTGCACCTCCACATCGTCCACCTCTCCGCCGTAGAGGCgatccccatcctccgcaaTGCTCGCAAGGAAGGCGTCAACATCACGGCCGAGACATGCTTCCACTACCTCGGCCTCGCAGCAGATGACATTGAAGATGGCGACACCCGTCACAAGTGCTGCCCTCCCATCCGGTCGCAGACCAACCAAGACCGGCtgtgggaggagattgtTGAGGCgcaaggggaggggtgcaTCAAGACTATTGTTTCTGACCACAGCCCTTGCACGCCAGAGCTGAAGCTGCTGCCTCCGCATCTTCAGAcggtggatgatgattcGCTGAGGCCGAATATGCATCACTCCGACTCGGGTGTTGATATGACTTTGCCCTCTGATCAAACCCACGACAAGTCTTGCTCCCACGCCTCCTCCCGGCCAGAGCTGAAGCCGACGGATTCAGGCGTGGTGATGACTCTTGCGTCggaaaccccctcccccaccgagGAGCagcccaccaaccccctttccaccaccaccgctacCACATGCTGCGCCgacacaacccaccaccccaaccccgccccccaacaacgtctcctccccatcacaaacaccaaccaaggcgacttcttcgccgcctgGGGCGGGATTTCCTCTGTCGGCCTTGGTCTTCCCATCCTGCACACCATCGCCACTGACAGAGCCGCTCACGGGTTACCGGCGCCGGATCTGGTGGACATGGTAAGGATGTGCTCGCAGGCCACGGCGCAGCAGGTGGGGTTGTATCACCGCAAGGGCGCGATCAAGGTCGGGCACGACGCGGATTTTTGCGTGTTTGATAgcgaggagaggtgggtgttgaggagcGGGGAGATGAGGTGGAAGAATAAGGTGTCGCcgtgggaggggaggcagtTTGTTGGAcgggtgagggagagttgGATTAGGGGAGAGAAGGTTTTCCAGCTCGGCGccgtgggaggggggtttgtcGGGGGGAAgccgaggggggaggcgatTGTTGAGAGGAGGACTGCTTAA